From Priestia filamentosa, a single genomic window includes:
- a CDS encoding DsrE/DsrF/DrsH-like family protein, protein MTEQKKRTTIVLFSGDYYKAMAAYIIANGAAAYNHKVTIFHTFWGLNALRQETSAPVNKGLLEKMFAKMMPRGADKMGLSKMHFGGIGPKMIKHVMKKHNALTLPQLVEMAQEQDVNLVACTMTMDLLGLQKEELLNDIEYAGVAAYLADAEEGNVNLFI, encoded by the coding sequence ATGACCGAACAAAAGAAACGAACAACAATTGTATTATTTAGTGGGGATTACTATAAAGCAATGGCAGCTTATATTATTGCCAATGGAGCGGCAGCCTATAACCATAAAGTAACTATTTTTCATACATTTTGGGGATTAAATGCTTTGCGTCAGGAAACATCAGCTCCTGTTAATAAAGGGCTGTTAGAAAAGATGTTTGCCAAAATGATGCCTCGTGGCGCAGATAAAATGGGACTGTCAAAAATGCATTTCGGTGGAATAGGACCTAAAATGATTAAGCACGTTATGAAGAAACATAATGCTCTAACATTACCACAGCTAGTTGAAATGGCACAGGAACAAGATGTGAACTTAGTAGCTTGCACAATGACGATGGATCTTCTTGGGTTACAGAAAGAAGAATTGCTGAATGATATCGAATATGCAGGTGTAGCAGCTTACTTAGCAGATGCAGAAGAGGGAAATGTGAACTTATTCATCTAA
- a CDS encoding metal-sensitive transcriptional regulator: MEYDQKVKNRLRRIEGQIKGVLSMMEQNKDCRDIVTQLSAARSAIDRTMGVIVSENLEQCVRESIEKGESTEDLVREAVELLVKSR, translated from the coding sequence TTGGAATATGATCAAAAAGTGAAAAATCGTTTGCGCCGAATTGAAGGGCAGATTAAAGGTGTGCTAAGTATGATGGAACAAAATAAAGATTGTAGAGATATCGTAACTCAATTATCAGCTGCCAGAAGCGCTATAGATCGAACTATGGGCGTTATTGTAAGTGAAAATCTAGAGCAGTGTGTCCGTGAAAGCATTGAAAAAGGGGAAAGTACAGAAGATCTAGTAAGAGAAGCTGTCGAATTATTAGTCAAAAGCAGATAA